One Vespula pensylvanica isolate Volc-1 chromosome 1, ASM1446617v1, whole genome shotgun sequence genomic region harbors:
- the LOC122632299 gene encoding putative uncharacterized protein DDB_G0271606, with translation MPRCYMVKKALCNKYITSVAKGFESWGRGRNTPSPTTIQLPVSPIEGSVAPTVAQDITTTGTPTITENNNTKESTSKKEDFGMGTASESPKLPQVEMATVIAYTTSASNVSTPSSLESNDVKLTTTTATTTLTTITTTATTTTAKTMTTTMTMSSMPTSKTRELGTTNVLSPSHRSSQNNPSNLSSTCTSTRYINDDPTEHSIDDTKIRSTSCCNNSISSSNVSSMFKDRSAAETEAAHDLLELSRSLPPLPPPSVAIGPQSVIETPATDVQEMTVYQPVEQPIYQVNTIDLTGSGTVYHHQPQQQPPPQAATSIIYEPTTTIVQQTSGGVFIPLSPVQEILFTYSTPSIPCTSIITQQQQQQQQQHQHQHQQPMQQQHQQQQQQQQQQQQQQPQPQPQPQPQPQPQPQQQQLHHHQSQPIETAPPLTPPTSECSSDIENNNPNSQPSQRDKEVQTVTEQTEVKAATYTYDTLLVADGRSKNKKLLSLQKTPETEPAENLETSKTGRYVCCECGKQYATSSNLSRHKQTHRSIDSQSAKKCIHCGKAYVSMPALAMHMLTHKLTHSCGICGKMFSRPWLLQGHLRSHTGEKPYGCAHCGKAFADRSNLRAHMQTHSADKNYECPKCHKSFALKSYLNKHLESACQRENGDESSNDVDTSP, from the exons ATGCCGCGCTGCTACATGGTTAAGAAGGCCCTGTGCAACAAGTACATTACCAGCGTTGCCAAAGGATTCGAAAGCTGGGGTCGTGGTAGAAACACGCCATCGCCAACGACCATACAGTTGCCCGTTTCACCCATAGAAGGGAGCGTTGCACCCACTGTTGCGCAAG ACATTACAACTACGGGGACGCCTACCATCACCGAGAACAACAATACGAAAGAATCTACGAGCAAGAAGGAAGATTTTGGGATGGGTACTGCGTCGGAATCTCCGAAGTTGCCTCAAGTAGAGATGGCAACGGTGATAGCTTACACGACATCGGCTAGTAACGTATCAACGCCGTCGTCCTTGGAATCCAATGACGTCAAATTAACGACAACGACGGCTACCACCACGTTGACGACGATTACGACGACGGCTACGACGACAACGGcgaagacgatgacgacgacaatgacgatgtCGAGCATGCCGACGTCAAAGACGCGAGAACTTGGTACGACAAACGTTCTTTCGCCGTCTCATCGTTCCTCGCAAAATAATCCATCCAACTTGTCCTCTACCTGTACGTCTACGAGATATATCAACGATGACCCTACGGAACATTCTATCGACGATACCAAAATAAGATCGACGTCTTGTTGCAACAACAGTATATCGTCCTCAAATGTTTCCTCGATGTTCAAAGATCGTTCGGCCGCCGAGACCGAAGCAGCTCACGATCTTCTCGAACTTTCAAGGTCGTTGCCACCTTTACCACCACCGAGCGTTGCGATCGGTCCTCAAAGCGTCATCGAAACACCTGCCACTGACGTTCAAGAGATGACGGTGTACCAACCTGTCGAGCAACCAATCTATCAAGTAAACACGATCGATCTTACCGGTTCGGGTACCGTCTATCATCATCAGCCACAGCAACAACCACCACCGCAGGCAGCAACGAGTATCATTTATGAGCCGACAACGACGATCGTTCAGCAAACATCGGGTGGTGTCTTTATACCACTCTCACCGGTTCAAGAGATTCTCTTCACTTACAGTACGCCGTCCATACCATGTACGTCGATTATAactcaacaacaacaacaacaacaacaacagcatcagcatcagcatcagcaaCCGATGCAACAACagcatcaacaacaacaacaacaacaacaacaacaacagcaacaacaaccaCAACCACAACCACAACCACAACCACAACCACAACCACaaccacaacaacaacaacttcatcatcatcagagTCAACCGATCGAGACAGCGCCGCCATTGACACCACCTACGTCCGAATGCAGCAGCGACATAGAGAACAATAATCCTAATTCTCAACCTAGCCAAAGAGACAAGGAAGTGCAAACTGTTACCGAACAAACGGAAGTTAAAGCTGCCACTTACACTTATGACACATTACTGGTCGCCGATGGCAGGTCGAAAAACAAGAAGCTACTTTCTCTACAAAAGACACCGGAAACTGAACCAGCTGAAAATTTGGAAACATCGAAAACTGGCCGTTACGTCTGTTGCGAATGTG GTAAACAATATGCAACCTCATCGAATTTATCAAGACACAAGCAGACCCATCGCAGTATCGACTCACAATCGGCAAAGAAATGCATTCATTGCGGCAAAGCGTACGTTAGTATGCCAGCTTTGGCAATGCATATGTTAACGCACAAACTTACTCATAGCTGCGGTATTTGTGGAAAGATGTTCTCAAGGCCTTGGCTACTTCAAGGTCATTTACGTAGTCATACAGGTGAAAAACCATATGGATGTGCACACTGCGGTAAGGCGTTCGCCGATCGTTCCAACTTAAGAGCCCATATGCAAACTCATTCGGCCGATAAGAATTACGAATGTCCTAAGTGTCATAAGTCCTTTGCCCTTAAGTCGTACCTGAACAAACATCTCGAGTCGGCGTGTCAAAGAGAAAACGGCGATGAAAGTAGCAACGACGTTGACACCTCgccgtaa